In Arachis hypogaea cultivar Tifrunner chromosome 7, arahy.Tifrunner.gnm2.J5K5, whole genome shotgun sequence, the genomic window GTTCTCagaccacccacgcgtgcgcgtgcctgacgcgcacgtgTCGCATGCAAATTTTGATTCCTATGCTATGCGAACAGAGAGTTATGTGTGCGCGTGGCGGGCTTCGCGCGACTGGCACACCcttgggcacgcgtacgcgttccagacgcttacgcgtcgccttCACTTTCGCGCAACGCCCGTGTCCGCGTGGGATACGCGTGCGCATCTGTTGCGCCGCACTGCACAACAAAAACATGCAAGATTGGTTCTGCccacttcaagttaggcgcactaaagcccaagttaggTGCAGCTTCACTCAACTAAACTCCAATTCATGTGTGAAGCCAAGTGGatcctagtgaagccaagtggtccccatccatcaattgaagacgtgcttattactataattaattctgatttaaactttaatttttattttaaaaataggaaaagatattatttagttttaaaaaattataatttaaattaattaggattagatataaaagaagaaagaaacttcTGTTCGGAGAGATTTCCATTCCATTTTGATAATGTAAattacagtttacctgaatcttagtttttctctctgaaccttgagcaactaaacatccactgttaaggttaggagctttgtctatttgTATAGATTGAttctattgcttttctattttaatttatgtactgatttataatttaagaattgttttcattttttatcttatgaatttgagtggaacggaagtatgaccctctttctaattgagttcttgtataacttgggaaaactctttacttgaacaacagcttgaaaataatttctcctaaattctaattatctggatttaatgggatacgtgacatataatcctcttatatttggataattaggatttctgtagcatataaactagaattgaatttCATCCTCTTATTGGAATttgttgaccaaggaattggcaattgatgagagttagaggagactagaaaggtctaaggaattagggtctagtcacatataatttgccatgaattaaatcttgcatgattaaaataaattaataagaaaagtcaatccgaaaaatagataactctgaagccttaactgccttctccatattgttttcccaacttatttacttgcctgtcttctgatattctgaagttcctgtttaatgcttttgaactctcatcACCATTTTctacttgtctaactaagtaaattaatcaaccattattgtttagtccatcaattctcatgggatcgacccttactcacctgaggtattacttggtacgacccgatgcacttgccggttagtttgtgggttataaaaacTGTACCAGAGTCCCTGAATTAGATGTTTCTCGAGTTAGCACCTACAAAACTATCTGTGATGGACAAATCGTGGATCTCATATTTGAGAAgaaaacttaatttttatttgtatatgttAATTATGTGCCCGAGGGGCCGACTTTGTTTGCTTCGAATGTATGCCCCAGGGGCCAAACATGGatattttggtttgaattttgaatctatttctataacatattgctttatgttttgcattgaatttcgCTTTGGGTATCCGCTTTTAGGGGCTTTTGATTTTGGCTTCCAGGTTGATCAATCCCAGGGTACCGTGCGAGTAAGTCGAAAAATAATGGAGATTTCATTCAAAGGATATGTAGGAAACTAAACACAAACGTAAGAGTGGATAAACTTTAAATAAAGAATTTGACATTTACTGTTAAGAGAAGAATTTCTTGAGGTTGATGCATTCCAAGTACTCGGAATGGCAGATCTATCGATCCTTTCGAGCTGGTAAGCTCCTTTTCCGCATGCTTCTCAGACACGGTAAGGGCCTTCCCAATTTGCCACAAGTATCCCTTCCCCTGGCTTCTGAGTTCTTATATCGTTTCGATCGAGCACCAGGTCCCCCTTATCGAAAACTTGCTTTTTCACTTTCTTGTTGTACCTAAGTGCCAACTGTTGCTTGAGGGGTGTTTCTTTAAAGTGGGCTAGTTTCCAGTCTTCATCCACTAAGTCTTTTTCTACTTTTTGGTTGAAAGTCTCGAGGAGGAATCTGGGACTTGGCTCTCTGATTTCTATTGGGATTATTGCTTCTGTGCCGTAAGTCAGACGGAAAGGCATATCTTCAGTTGCAAATTATGGGTTGGTGCAATACGGCCAAAGAACTGAGCCGAGCTCATCCACCCAGTTGCCTTTCTTCTGTTCCAATCTCTTCTTGATGCCTTTCAGAATTACTTTGTTAGCCCGTTGGCATGAGAATGCTCAATCAAGGAAAATCATTGCCAGATTCCTAATGCTTCGAGAAAGCTGTGGAATTTTTTTGTCGGCAAACTGGGTGCTGTTATTGGAGATGATGACTTCCGGTATGCCAAAGTGGTTAATCACATGTCTCCATAGAAACTTCCTGCATTGGATGGTCGTTATAGTGGCCAAAACTTCGACTttgatccatttggtgtagtagtcgatggctactatgaggtatttgattTGCCTTGGGGCAGTAGGGAATGGGCCCAAGAGATCGACTTCTTAAAATGAAAATGGTCGAAAACCCGAGATAGGTGATAATTTTTCAACGGGGACTTTGTGAAGGTTTCTATTCTCTTGGCACTTGATGCACAATTTGACAAGTTGCATTGAGTTGTGGATTATGGTCAGCCTGTAATAGTTGGCTTTTACTAACTTTTGAGCCAAAGCTTTTCCTCCTATGTGGTGACCGTAGCAACCCTCATGCACTTCTTTCATAACATACTCTGTTTGGTTAAAACGGTAGCATTTCAAGAGTGGTTGAAAGATATCCCTCCGATACAGAGTTCCCTGAATTATGGTGTATTTGGCGGCCTCGCTCTTTAGTTGTTTTTATTCGGCTAGGATTTCAGGGAGCTCACCTTCCTCTAGGAATCATCTGATCGGGGTCATGCAATCGGGGGTTCTTCGTAGATCTAGAATCAAGGCCACCGATGGATCTCTGATTTCCTCATGGATGAGGGAGTAGATTTCTCATGAGGATTTTGTGCTGGCCAGCTTCGACAGTAAGTCTGCCCTAGTATTTCTTTCCTCAGTTTTCCCTGCATTAACATGAAACTAAGGAACTTTTTGGCCTCCTTTATGAAAGCGCACTTTGCCGGGTTCAAGCGCATTCTGTGTTGTCAAAGGGACTGGAACACTCATCGCAGGTCCTCCAGCAGGAATTTCGTGCATATGGTCTTGCCAAGCATATCATCAATgtatatctctaccattttaccGATTTGATCTTGGAAGACCTTAGTCATGAGCTGCTGGTACGTGGCCCCGTCATTCTTCAAGTCGAATGGcataacaatgtagcagtaaATACTGTTTGGCGTGATAAatgctgttttttcttcttcAGGTTGATGTATTGGCATTTGGTTGTAACCAGAGTGAGCATCTATAAAGCTTAGATACTTGTATCCAGAAGCTGAGTCAACCAAGTTATTGATGCTGGGCAGTGGAAAAGAGTCTTCGGGGCAAGCTTTGTTAAGGTCTGAGTAATCCACGCACATCTTCCATTTCCCGTTAGACTTTTTTATCAGTTCCACATTTGATAGTAGGTCGAGTAGGTAAGTTCCCAGATGAACCCGTCTTGAAAAAGGCTAGTGGTCTGCTTCTTAATCTCGGCTACCTTGTTTGCTGATATCTTTCATCGCTTTTGGGATACAAGCTTCATTTTCGGATTTATGGTAAGCCAATGGGATATGAAACTAGGGTCCACCTCTGGCATGTCGGCGGGAGCCCACGTGAATAAATCCCAATTCTCTTTTAAGATGGCTGTTAGAGGGCCCTTGAGCTCATAGGGCAAGTTCTAATTGAGGAAGGTGTACTCTTCTTCCGTATCGCCTATCTATACCTGCTCAAGATCCCCTTCTGGTTCTAGCTGGGGTCGTTCTTCTAGCCTTGCATCTAGGTCAGTGACAAATATTCCTGCGGTGTCTTGAGATTTCTTTCGCAAGGATAGGCTAACGTTGTTGCAAGCCATTGCAGATTCTGCCTCACCGTGGATGGTACCAATGGTGTCGTCGTCTGCCCAAAACCTCATGATTAAGAATTTGGTGAATACCACTGCGTAGAAGTCTTTAATGTTTTTTTCCAGAAGATGTTGTATGCCATGGAATCTTTGAGTATGATGAAATTGACCATGACCATCCTTTTCTTGCTTCCGTTTCTTGTGCAAATCGGGAGCCTAACAGGCCCATTCGGCTTGATGCAATAGTCCCCTGTAAAACccgtaaaatttataaataattagctaataaattagttattaatccaagaaattagaaaatagaattttataagaattttgacactaacttTAAAGAATTTGACCCAAGATTGGGCTGAACGGGCCAAACTGGTTGAGCTAGGTCGaaaatgggcccaaggcccaatctAAGGCCACAATTAATAAGAGCTTcagctcttcttcctcttcactcAAATGAAAACACGCTGAAGCCATAGGTAAAGGGGAGAAGGAAAGAGCAAAACCCTCACTCAAATTTCAATTTGCCATAACTTTTGATTCGAAGTTTCGATTGATGAGCCGTCAGCAGCCACACGTTTATCTCAGAATCATCTACGAAACCGATGAAATAATGTGGTAAGAAATTCATTTTTTAACCCAAAATTTTCCTTCTCAGTTTCGAATTTGGGGATGTTAGGAATTGagaatttatatgattttggTATTTTAAGTTCGAATTAGCTCACGAGAATTAGCGAATTTTGTTCAGTTAAGGCATGAGTAAGGTAAGGACCCTAAGCCCCATGTTTTTTTGTGATTAAGCAATCTTGAatgttgattatagtgatatgTTGTGGGATTAGATTGAATACTATTGATTTGGAGCACATTGATGATATTGGAAGATTAAGTGTTGGACCTTGGTGGCTGGAATTCAGTTTGGAGAGGTTTTGGGGGCTGTGAATTTGTGTGGAACGGTGCTAATTGTAGTGTTTCGAGCCTTATGGTAATCAGCCAAGGCATGGTTTCGGTTTTTtgtaactaaaatataatgtgtcatgaaaacttaggctagttaatTGTAAGATAGGATTCAAATGTTGCTGTTGTTGATGATTGTGATTGATTGATCTACACAAGGATTAGTGAGTTTGGGTTTGTTGTTGGTGCTATATTGGTTGTGGTGTTGGTATTGTATTTAATAGAGATAATTGATGATGAatttgataatgataatgatgatgatgtatattgaaCTTGAATGGCTAGATATGATAATGATgatgtatattattatatattgtgtcGAATTAAATATGGAACGGCTGAGTTGGTTGTCATTTGGCATAAGGAAGTTGATGGGGGTGTGTGTGTCGTATGGAATGAAATTGGTGTCATATGGAAATGAATTATTGTGTGGGAGTGattatatatgtgaaattggtgtCATATGGAGTGAAATTGGTGTGTTGAGGAGTGTTTGGACTTGGTTTGATATGGTTGGGTAagttttaaaaagggttgaaatgGAGTCGTTGTGAAAATTGAGGTTTAGAAATCTGAGAATTTTCTGAAAAGTTAATTTTTGGCCAAACTTCGACGAGTTATAACTTGGCTTCCAAACCCTCGACTTTcctcaaatttattttaaatgaaaattgggtcgGTGAGGTttatgtcgttcgaagaacgggtgaaaaatgttttaaaacgaggTAGTTATGCGCATCGGAAGTTTGGTGTGTAAAGCTAAAATTTTGTAGCATTCAAGATTTTTGCCAACTCTGCATAACTCGCGTACGCAAGCCTCCCATGTGGCGCGGACGTTTGTTTCTGGTTGGATATCCTGCGTACGCGAGAGGTTGCGTGCATATATGAGCAGGGGAAAAACGCACTCTCGCATACGCGTGAACTACGCGTATGCGGGACCCCTATTTTTAGCAAaatgaattttatattttaaaatctaatctcaaatttctaaacctctatttttactcccCAGTGTCCTaaacttaaatttaattatagtgAGGGAGTTGAACATTGAGAG contains:
- the LOC140174314 gene encoding uncharacterized protein, with the protein product MPFRLTYGTEAIIPIEIREPSPRFLLETFNQKVEKDLVDEDWKLAHFKETPLKQQLALRYNKKVKKQVFDKGDLVLDRNDIRTQKPGEGILVANWEGPYRV